A genomic region of Pseudopipra pipra isolate bDixPip1 chromosome W, bDixPip1.hap1, whole genome shotgun sequence contains the following coding sequences:
- the LOC135405772 gene encoding class I histocompatibility antigen, F10 alpha chain-like isoform X1: MAPALGLGALLAILGVLEVSMGQPEVLHSLRYLNMAVTEPSPGIPQYLSMGYVDGIPFTRYDSERGRTEPLTPWMAAGAEPGYWDEQTQINEGNRLVAATALEILRGRYNQSRGLHTVQRLYGCDLLSDGSVRGSSRYGYDGRDFISFELGSGSFVAADGAAQITKRKWEHDGIMVENMMNYLEHTCLEVLQKHIGYGQEALERKDPPDVHVSGKEEHGILTLSCHAYGFYPGMIGINWLKGDEVRDQETEWGGIVPNSDGTFHSWARIEALPGEREQYRCRVEHAGMPEPGIFAWEPKSVRNSIPVLVAVSVIAAAIIIIIGLVGVGVLKLRSGKREGKGYDSAPTTGITA; this comes from the exons ATGGCTccagcgctggggctgggggcgctCCTGGCGATCCTGGGGGTCTTGGAGGTCTCGATGGGGCAGCCGGAGG TTCTCCACTCCCTGCGTTACCTGAACATGGCGGTGacagagcccagcccagggatccCTCAATACCTGTCCATGGGATACGTGGATGGGATCCCCTTCACGCGCTACGACAGCGAGCGGGGCCGGACGGAGCCGCTGACGCCGTGGATGGCGGCCGGAGCCGAGCCGGGATATTGGGATGAACAGACCCAGATCAATGAGGGGAACCGGCTCGTGGCTGCCACAGCCCTGGAGATACTGCGGGGCCGGTACAACCAGAGCAGAG gtcTTCACACGGTGCAGCGGCTTTATGGCTGTGACCTCCTGTCCGACGGGAGCGTCCGTGGATCCAGTCGGTATGGCTACGACGGGCGGGATTTCATCTCCTTCGAGCTGGGATCCGGGAGCTTCGTGGCGGCCGATGGAGCTGCCCAGATCACCAAGAGGAAATGGGAACACGATGGGATTATGGTGGAGAACATGATGAATTACTTGGAGCACACCTGCCTGGAAGTGCTCCAGAAACACATTGGATATGGGCAGGAGGCGCTGGAGCGCAAAG ATCCTCCCGATGTCCACGTGTCCGGGAAAGAGGAACACGGGATCCTGACGTTGTCCTGCCACGCGTACGGATTCTACCCCGGGATGATCGGGATCAACTGGCTGAAGGGGGATGAAGTGCGGGATCAGGAGACGGAGTGGGGCGGGATCGTTCCCAACAGCGACGGCACCTTCCACAGCTGGGCCAGGATCGAGGCGCTGCCGGGGGAGCGGGAGCAGTACCGGTGCCGGGTGGAGCACGCCGGAATGCCGGAGCCCGGGATCTTCGCCTGGG agccGAAATCTGTcaggaattccatcccagtGCTGGTCGCTGTGTCCGTCATCGCTGCcgccatcatcatcatcatcggcctCGTGGGAGTCGGTGTCTTGAAGCTCCGATCTG ggaagagggaggggaagggataCGACTCTGCAcccacca caggaatcacagcctga
- the LOC135405772 gene encoding class I histocompatibility antigen, F10 alpha chain-like isoform X2, with protein sequence MAPALGLGALLAILGVLEVSMGQPEVLHSLRYLNMAVTEPSPGIPQYLSMGYVDGIPFTRYDSERGRTEPLTPWMAAGAEPGYWDEQTQINEGNRLVAATALEILRGRYNQSRGLHTVQRLYGCDLLSDGSVRGSSRYGYDGRDFISFELGSGSFVAADGAAQITKRKWEHDGIMVENMMNYLEHTCLEVLQKHIGYGQEALERKDPPDVHVSGKEEHGILTLSCHAYGFYPGMIGINWLKGDEVRDQETEWGGIVPNSDGTFHSWARIEALPGEREQYRCRVEHAGMPEPGIFAWEPKSVRNSIPVLVAVSVIAAAIIIIIGLVGVGVLKLRSGKREGKGYDSAPTRITA encoded by the exons ATGGCTccagcgctggggctgggggcgctCCTGGCGATCCTGGGGGTCTTGGAGGTCTCGATGGGGCAGCCGGAGG TTCTCCACTCCCTGCGTTACCTGAACATGGCGGTGacagagcccagcccagggatccCTCAATACCTGTCCATGGGATACGTGGATGGGATCCCCTTCACGCGCTACGACAGCGAGCGGGGCCGGACGGAGCCGCTGACGCCGTGGATGGCGGCCGGAGCCGAGCCGGGATATTGGGATGAACAGACCCAGATCAATGAGGGGAACCGGCTCGTGGCTGCCACAGCCCTGGAGATACTGCGGGGCCGGTACAACCAGAGCAGAG gtcTTCACACGGTGCAGCGGCTTTATGGCTGTGACCTCCTGTCCGACGGGAGCGTCCGTGGATCCAGTCGGTATGGCTACGACGGGCGGGATTTCATCTCCTTCGAGCTGGGATCCGGGAGCTTCGTGGCGGCCGATGGAGCTGCCCAGATCACCAAGAGGAAATGGGAACACGATGGGATTATGGTGGAGAACATGATGAATTACTTGGAGCACACCTGCCTGGAAGTGCTCCAGAAACACATTGGATATGGGCAGGAGGCGCTGGAGCGCAAAG ATCCTCCCGATGTCCACGTGTCCGGGAAAGAGGAACACGGGATCCTGACGTTGTCCTGCCACGCGTACGGATTCTACCCCGGGATGATCGGGATCAACTGGCTGAAGGGGGATGAAGTGCGGGATCAGGAGACGGAGTGGGGCGGGATCGTTCCCAACAGCGACGGCACCTTCCACAGCTGGGCCAGGATCGAGGCGCTGCCGGGGGAGCGGGAGCAGTACCGGTGCCGGGTGGAGCACGCCGGAATGCCGGAGCCCGGGATCTTCGCCTGGG agccGAAATCTGTcaggaattccatcccagtGCTGGTCGCTGTGTCCGTCATCGCTGCcgccatcatcatcatcatcggcctCGTGGGAGTCGGTGTCTTGAAGCTCCGATCTG ggaagagggaggggaagggataCGACTCTGCAcccacca gaatcacagcctga
- the LOC135404763 gene encoding zinc finger protein 239-like: MPGGRSLRRSCELVVPEQPPSREEHFRCIECGKSFRTSTNLLRHQHIHSGERPYKCRECGKSFSDSAHLLRHQVIHSGEKPYTCGKCGNSFSQKSCLIRHQLIHTGEQPYTCGECGKSFNRRFNLRTHLGLHSRERPYKCLECGKSFSQSSDLIHHQKIHSGERPYKCPECGKRFRTSSHLLMHEQIHTGERPFRCSDCGKGFKRNSHLVIHRRIHTGEKPYKCDECERSFTNSSALTYHQRTHQ; encoded by the exons atgcctg gcggccggagcttgaggcggagctgcgagctggtggtccctgagcagcctcccagcagagaggagcactTCAGGTGCatagaatgtgggaagagcttcaggacgAGCACCAACCTcctgaggcaccagcacatccacagtggggaacggccctacaagtgtagggaatgtgggaagagcttcagtgacagcgCCCACCTACTCCGACACCAggtgatccacagtggggaaaagccctacacgtgtgggaaatgtgggaaCAGCTTCAGCCAGAAGTCCTGCCTGATCcgccaccagctcatccacactggagaacaacCTTACAcctgtggggaatgtgggaagagcttcaaccggaGATTCAACCTCCGCACTCATCTGGGCCTGCACTCcagggaacggccctacaagtgcttggaatgtgggaagagcttcagccagagctctgatCTGATCCACCACCAGaagatccacagtggggaacggccctacaagtgcccGGAATGTGGAAAGAGGTTTAGAACCAGCTCCCATCTCCTCATGCATGAGCAGATACACACgggggagaggcccttccgctgcagcgactgcgggaagggcttcaaacgcaactcccacctcgtcatccaccgtcgcatccacaccggggagaagCCCTACAAGTGTGACGAGTGTGAGAGGAGCTTCACcaacagctctgccttgacctaccaccaacggacccaccagtaa
- the LOC135405792 gene encoding killer cell lectin-like receptor subfamily B member 1C, translating to MLGRTKCYWVSERMNSWHGSREDCGARGAAMAMPWDKDELDSLNETLRKPTRHFWIGLSVPAPGVGWTWVNGSRPDWSR from the exons ATGCTGGGCAGGACCAAGTGCTACTGGGTCTCGGAAAGGATGAACTCGTGGCACGGGAGCCGGGAGGACTGCGGGGCCCGCGGGGCCGCGATGGCGATGCCGTGGGACAAGGACGAGCTG GATTCCCTCAATGAGACCCTGAGGAAACCCACGCGCCACTTCTGGATCGGGCTCTCGGTGCCCGCGCCCGGCGTGGGCTGGACGTGGGTGAACGGCTCCCGCCCGGACTGGAGCCGGTGA